The genomic window gtctaatgtagtgcactatataggaactagggctctggtctaaagtagtgcactatataggaactagggtgccattttagtCACAACCCCTGTCTCACCTCGATGAAGGTGTCGATGTGATCCATCAGAGCCTGGGCTCTACTGCTGATGAACTGATTCACACACGCTATGGCATGAGacctggaggagggagggggagagagagcagaaagttGGTTGCATTCAATAGCTGCCTTAAGATCAACTACTTGTCAGGGAGGGAGCATGGagcgagagacaggcagacagcgagagacattgacagacagacaggcagacagaaggAAAGAATGAGCACAGACCTGATCTgggtgacagagacagagcgacagagagacagacagagagacagacagagagacagacagagagacagacagagagacagacagagagacagacagagagacagacagagagacagacagagagacagacctgaTCTTTGGGCTGCAGTGTTTAAAGAACTGTAGGAACTTAGGGATCATGATGTTCAGGGGTCTGTTGAGAGCATCGCTGTCCAACAGCTCTGAAGAATCCTCACAGATCTTCTGCAGTGCTCCGAAAGAACCCTGCACGCAAACGCACAGAGAAAGTTAAACATAAGCCCTTTGTGAACAATCAAAAGATTAGatgggagcgtgtgtgtgtgtgacctcgcAGGTATTGTAGTCTTCAGAGTTGAGCAGGTTACAGAGTTGAGGGAGGAGTTCAGGCCATGTCTGCAGCTCTCCTTTAGATGCTATGGTTGTTATCAAGATGCCTGAGAGACAGGAGGCAGAGGGttacacacactaactaataggcacacacacacacacacacactaactaataggcacacacacacacacacacactaactaataggcacacacacacactaactaataggcacacacacacacacactaactaataggcacacacacacacacactaactaataggcacacacacacacactaactaataggcacacacacacacactaactaataggcacacacacacacactaactaataggcacacacacacacacaaactaataggcacacacacacacactaactaataggcacacacacacacactaactaataggcacacacacacacactaactaataggcacacacacacacactaactaataggcacacacacacacactaactaataggcacacacacacaaactaataggcacacacacacacaaactaataggcacacacactaactaataggcacacacacacactaactaataggcacacacacacactaactaataggcacacacacacactaactaataggcacacacacacactaactaataggcacacacacacactaactaataggcacacacacacactaactaataggcacacacacacacacacacactaactaactaataggcacacacacacactaactaataggcacacacacacactaactaataggcacacacacacactaactaataggcacacacactaactaataggcacacacactaactaataggcacatacactaactaataggcacatacacacactaactaataggcacatacacacactaactaataggcacatacacacactaactaataggcacatacacacactaactaataggcacatacacacactaactaataggcacatacacacactaactaataggcacatacacacactaactaataggcacacacacacactaactaataggcacacacacacacacacacacactaactaactaataggcacacacacacactaactaataggcacacacacacactaactaataggcacacacactaactaataggcacacacacacactaactaataggcacacacacacactaactaataggcacacacacacacacacacacacactaactaactaataggcacacacacacactaactaataggcacacacactaactaataggcacacacacacactaactaataggcacacacacacacacacacacactaactaactaataggcacacacacacacgaactaataggcacacacacacactaactaataggcacacacactaactaataggcacacacactaactaataggcacacacactaactaataggcacatacacacactaactaataggcacatacacacactaactaataggcacatacacacactaactaataggcacacacacacactaactaataggcacacacacacacactaactaataggcacacacacacacactaactaataggcacacacacacacactaactaataggcacacacacacacactaactaataggcacacacacactaactaataggcacacacacacacactaactaataggcacacacacactaactaataggcacacacacacacacactaactaataggcacacacacacacactaactaataggcacacacacacacactaactaataggcacatacacacactaactaataggcacacacacacatacacacactaacattATTTATTGTGTATTTCTGTTCTTCCTTGTTATTCTTAGTACTactattgattactgcattgatGGGTTTAGAGCTGCAGAAGGAATTTCACTGTATGTGACATTAAAACCTGAAACTGAAagttgaatacacacacacacttcagcttGCTGATTAACGCATACTCCCCCACAGACTGACACCAGTACCTGCAAAGGCTCAACCACCCACACATCCTGACTCACtttgcagcacacacacacacacacacacacacactctctctctctcttacctatggTTGCTCTGATGAGGGGCGAGGGATCTCCGATGTTGTTGAGACATTCCCTCTTGATGAAGTCAGCGACCAGAGGAGGAAAGTTCTGGTAATGGGCCTTCACATTGTTCTTCAATATGAGACCACTTAGAGAACGGGTCGGCTCATCTACAGAGAAGGGGGTGGTTTGAAAGGAAAGAGGGAACGATTAGTAACCACTGACTAATGCTAGCAACCATTTTATATagatcttacacacacacacttaccttcTGATTTGAGGCTTGTAAGGACGAAGATGAGATAGTTATTGAAGTCTGGGAACTGGTTGAGCTGTTCCAGTTTCTACACACTGTTAAGGAACACCCCTTCACTGACAAAACAATCAACATGACAAATCAACAACAATCCCGCACACATTCATGACGTATCTTTCACTCACACCCCGATGAGACACATTATGGAATATGGAAGACAATCACACAGCCTCTCTGCCTCGTACGCAGACACACTGCTGTGTGTTTGAGAGGATACTTCCTGCACAGCTCTCTGTGTGGCTGTGTCCGGAGACTGGGAGTCCTTCAGCAGCTGAAGCACCTGCTGCAAACCCTGTTCATCCGGCTGCCACtccatcctacacacacacacacagagagaaagagtgacttgAATGTTTCTCTACATTTTCCTTACAGCCTCCGCCGGCTACATAGTTCTGTTGCTACTAGTGTCGCTGTCACAAGCAGAGTTGTCTCTCTAGCCAAACATCACAAGCAGAGTTGTCTCTCTAGCCCAACATCACAAGCAGAGTTGTCTCTCTAGCCCAACATCACAAGTAGAGTTGTCTCTCTAGCCAAACATCACAAGCAGAGTTGTCTCTCTAGCCAAACATCACAAGCAGAGTTGTCTCTCTAGCCCAACATCACAAGCAGAGTTGTCGCTCTAGCCCAACATCACAAGCAAAGTTGTCGCTCTAGCCCAACATCACAAGCAGAGTTGTTGCTCTAGCCCTACATCACAAGCAGAGTTGTCTCTAGCCCAACATCACAAGCAGAGTTGTCTCTAGCCCAACATCACAAGCAGAGTTGTCTCTAGCCCAACATCACAAGCAGAGTTGTCTCTAGCCCAACATCACAAGCAGAGTTGTCTCTAGCCCAACATCACAAGCAGAGTTGTCTCTAGCCCAACATCACAAGCAGAGTTGTCTCTAGCCCAACATCACATCACAAGCAGAGTGGTCTCTAGCCCAACATCACAAGCAGAGTTGTCTCTAGCCCAACATCACATCACAAGCAGAGTTGTCTCTAGCCCAACATCACAAGCAGAGTTCTCTCTAGCCCAACATCACAAGCAGAGTTGTCTCTAGCCCAACATCACAAGCAGAGTTGTCTCTCTAGCCCAACATCACAAGCAGAGTTGTCTCTAGCCCAACATCACATCACAAGCAGAGTTGTCTCTCTAGCCCAACATCACATCACAAGCGGAGTTGTCTCTCTAGCCCAACATCACAAGCAGAGTTGTCTCTAGCCCAACATCACAAGCAGAGTTGTCTCTAGCCCAACATCACAAGCGGAGTTGTCTCTAGCCCAACATCACATCACAAGCAGAGTTGTCTCTCTAGCCCAACATCACAAGCAGAGTTGTCTCTAGCCCAACATCACATCACAAGCAGAGTTGTCTCTCTAGCCCAACATCACAAGCAGAGTTGTCTCTAGCCCAACATCACAAGCAGAGTTGTCTCTAGCCCAACATCACATCACAAGCAGAGTTGTCTCTAGCCCAACATCACATCACAAGCAGAGTTGTCTCTCTAGCCCAACATCACAAGCAGAGTTGTCTCTAGCCCAACATCACATCACAAGCAGAGTTGTCTCTAGCCCAACATCACATCACAAGCAGAGTTGTCTCTCTAGCCCAACATCACAAGCAGAGTTGTCTCTAGCCCAACATCACATCACAAGCAGAGTTGTCTCTAGCCCAACATCACATCACAAGCAGAGTTGTCTCTAGCCCAACATCACAAGCAGAGTTGTCTCTAGCCCAACATCACATCACAAGCAGAGTTGTCTCTAGCCCAACATCACAAGCAGAGTTGTCTCTCTAGCCCAACATCACAAGCAGAGTTGTCTCTAGCCCAACATCACATCACAAGCAGAGTTGTCTCTCTAGCCCAACATCACAAGCAGAGTTGTCTCTAGCCCAACATCACATCACAAGCAGAGTTGTCTCTCTAGCCCAACATCACAAACAGAGTTGTCTCTCTAGCCCAACATCACATCAGAACGCAGAGTAAAGAATAGAACGCGTCAGTCAAGGGTCAGAATGTAAAGAACGCATTCTAATCACCAGCATCAGGACTACCTTCCCAACCGACCTGGGACCAAAACAAATAGCACATCAACGGACGTTGACAAAGTAATTTAGatacctagctaacgttaactagtttGTTAGTAGTAATCAATCCCCATTATAAACCCGATACGTAACTAGCCAACGTTACCTAATCTAGCTTTGCCTCCGCAAGCATTCCGCATTGCATGCTAGCTGCGCTAGTTAGCAATTTTGCTAGCTAATAAAGTAGGGAGACCCTGGCCGGCTTGGGCAAGTAGGCCGATACGGCCTCGTATTTCGCCGCAAGTGACATTAgctcgttagctagctaactacataaACATCTAACAAATGAacgagtgtagacattgttagctAGCCAAGTGCAAACGATAAAGACAACACAATGACATATTACATGGCTAACGTTGGTTAATTGGCTAGTTAGTTAGgcatctagctagctaatagctTCATGTTGAAAGTGCCGCCAAAGAAAGCCTTTACCTGGTCGCACCGATTTGTCAGATCCGTAATTGCTTTGTTAGCAGTAGCTACCGGTACCGTGGCAATGAGCATTTACAGAATGGCAGATGCAATCCAGATGTATTTAGTAGCAAAGGGTTTGGATCTCTCACTTTGTTTTTATAGCAAAGAGATAATCCCGAACCCCCTTTCTGTTACGATAAGTAGCTCTGGCTCTGTGTGAGAAATAGCTGTCATGTCAGATTCAAAAATCCACCAGCAGGTCCTTGTTCGGCTTCCGTACATGGCTCAACGTTCCATACGCTTGATTAGTTTTGCCCAATCGCCGATCTGTTCACATCACACGTGATTACACTGCAAAATCAATTAGGTCAATATAATAGACAATCTTTCATCAAAGTCAAATTTCTATTTACATTTACCAGTGAGTGAATAGACAGTGTAAAAGACAATTTTATGGCATGGAATAAACGTCTACTTTTTAATGCCATGTGGGCCTAGCGGGATAGAATCGTCTGTTGGGGTCATCATATTTTAAACAGGTGTGCGTGACAGCCAGTCAAAGTCCACCACCAAAGACCGAGAGGAGGAAGTTACAACAGCAGGTGGATACAACAAAAACCGTCCTCTCGTCCAGGGTTCCCAAcctcggtcctggggcccttcCTGGGTACTCATTTATTTGTTTTAACCTAaggactacacagctgatttaaataaccaactcatcatcaagctttggttatttgaatcggCTGTGTACTGCTAGGGAAAAAAACTAAACTTGCACCCAGGGGGGGGCCAGGGCTGAGTTTGGGAAATCCTGATCTAGTCTAGTGTTGTTGAGAAATAAAGTATTTGTGGTCAAATATTTTCAGATACTGTAATACATCAAGTAAGAGTCATTCAGAAATGTCAGTGAAGAGTAACACATTACCACTTTCAAAACACAACTTTATTGGACTGTCATATCAGTAACTAAACACACAAAAACTGCTCATAATACTGACATAGGTTGGAGAATACATGCAGGGTCAAAGAATGTCTTTGCTCATGTTGCCTTGTAACCTTTTCTTTTTACACCCTCACAGTCAGGAGACCCTAAATGATCAACACAATGTtccaggagaaggagaagaagcagGAGGAATGGAAGGATGGAAAAGTGGAGGGAAGGACGGATGGAGGgctagagggaaggagggatggagggaaggagggatggagggctagagggaaggagggatggagggaaggagggatggagggctagagggatggagggctagagggaaggagggatggagggctagagggaaggagggagggatgctcAACAGAGGGATGAAAAGGAGAGGTGTTGGTAGTGCTCAACAGAGGGATGAAAAGGAGAGGTGTTGGTAGTGCTCAACAGAGGGAGCTGATCTCGCTCTTGCTGCAGCCCCACTTGCAGCAGGCGTTGGAGAGGCCCACCACGACATCCCGCCCCTTCCTGTCCGCACTGCGCAGCGCCTCTAGCACTTCCTCTGAGATGGGCGAGCGGGCCAAACGACTGAACACAGCAGCGGCAGAGCCCCCCTCCCTGACCTCGCCTGCCCAGCCCTGAGCCTCCAATCCTGGACGCTGCTTGCTGGCGAGGCCGGGGATGGCGTTGGAGCTCCATGGGCTGTAGGCCTCAGTCTCCTCGTCAATGGAGATGTCACCTAGAAGGATGAGGAAAATAAAATGATTTGAATGCTTAATAGAAAAGAAATGGCTACAGGAACAACTGGTTCTCTTGCAAGGATTGATATTAGATATTAGTCTATGGTGCTGAACGAGAGAAAACATCTCAGTCTGGTTGATCCCACAGTAGCAGACAGATGAGTAGTCGGTCAGTCAAACAGACACGTAGgcagacagacatttagacatgcacaacaagagagactgacacacacacacacacacacaggcacacaggcacacatagacAATCAATCCCACACATTCACAACCACAGCCACAGGTACACATACACATcgtctctcacagacacacacccatctCACCGGCGtcgcccactcctctcctccaacgCGATCCTCCGCAGGTGAAGATGACGGCCCGTATAAACTCTCTCCCGCACAGCTTCACACCGTAGATAGAGTTAGCGTGGCCCTCTGCAGCCTGCACCATACCCACCAGCGCCACCAACAGGCCAAACGTCAACACCACAGCCTTCCACATGATCAGGAGcgacagatggggagagagaggaaagaggagtcCAAGA from Oncorhynchus kisutch isolate 150728-3 unplaced genomic scaffold, Okis_V2 scaffold886, whole genome shotgun sequence includes these protein-coding regions:
- the LOC109882929 gene encoding relaxin-3 isoform X2 codes for the protein MWKAVVLTFGLLVALVGMVQAAEGHANSIYGVKLCGREFIRAVIFTCGGSRWRRGVGDAGDISIDEETEAYSPWSSNAIPGLASKQRPGLEAQGWAGEVREGGSAAAVFSRLARSPISEEVLEALRSADRKGRDVVVGLSNACCKWGCSKSEISSLC
- the LOC109882929 gene encoding relaxin-3 isoform X1 translates to MWKAVVLTFGLLVALVGMVQAAEGHANSIYGVKLCGREFIRAVIFTCGGSRWRRGVGDAGEMGDISIDEETEAYSPWSSNAIPGLASKQRPGLEAQGWAGEVREGGSAAAVFSRLARSPISEEVLEALRSADRKGRDVVVGLSNACCKWGCSKSEISSLC